In Caldalkalibacillus thermarum, the following are encoded in one genomic region:
- the recR gene encoding recombination mediator RecR — protein sequence MHYPEPIAKLIEGFMKLPGIGPKTASRLAFFVLSMKEDDVLDLAKALVNAKRGLTYCSACHNITDIDPCRICQDKGRDRSVICVVQDPKDVIAMERTKEYAGLYHVLHGAISPMDGVGPEDLTIADLIKRLEDEQIEELILATNPTIEGEATAMYISRLVKPSGLRVTRIAHGLPVGGDLEYADEVTLSKALEGRREL from the coding sequence GTGCATTATCCGGAACCCATCGCCAAATTGATCGAAGGTTTTATGAAATTGCCAGGCATCGGTCCTAAAACGGCCAGCCGTCTGGCTTTTTTTGTGTTAAGCATGAAGGAAGATGATGTGCTTGATCTAGCCAAGGCGCTGGTCAATGCCAAACGGGGCTTAACTTATTGTTCGGCCTGCCATAACATTACGGATATTGATCCCTGCCGGATTTGCCAGGATAAAGGGCGGGACCGCTCTGTCATTTGTGTGGTGCAAGATCCTAAGGACGTGATTGCCATGGAGCGGACCAAAGAGTATGCAGGGTTATATCACGTCCTGCACGGGGCCATTTCTCCCATGGATGGCGTGGGGCCGGAAGATTTAACCATTGCAGACTTAATTAAGCGGCTTGAAGATGAGCAGATTGAGGAATTGATCCTGGCCACCAACCCAACCATTGAAGGAGAAGCAACAGCGATGTATATTTCCCGTTTGGTCAAACCCAGCGGACTGAGAGTCACGCGTATTGCCCATGGTTTGCCTGTCGGGGGCGACTTGGAGTATGCGGATGAAGTCACCCTGTCCAAAGCCTTGGAGGGCCGGCGTGAACTATAG
- a CDS encoding YbaB/EbfC family nucleoid-associated protein: protein MRNMHNMMKQMQKMQKQMQKVQEELKEKTVEGTAGGGMVSITLNGHKELVNVSIKPEAVDPDDVEMLEDLIMAAMNDAMKKADELIQSDMGKLTGGLNIPGLF from the coding sequence ATGAGAAACATGCACAACATGATGAAGCAAATGCAAAAAATGCAAAAACAGATGCAAAAGGTACAGGAAGAGTTAAAGGAAAAAACGGTTGAAGGAACCGCTGGCGGCGGGATGGTCAGCATTACTTTAAACGGTCACAAGGAACTGGTGAATGTGAGCATTAAACCTGAAGCGGTCGATCCGGATGATGTGGAGATGCTGGAGGATCTGATCATGGCTGCCATGAATGATGCCATGAAGAAAGCGGACGAATTAATTCAAAGCGATATGGGCAAGCTGACAGGCGGTCTGAACATTCCAGGACTGTTCTAA